In Nitrosomonas ureae, the sequence ATCTCCACTGGCATCACCTGCCTGATCCGTCTGAATCCATAAACGTCCCTCCTTATCGAACCACAGACCGTCAGGCGCGCCATAATCATCTCCATTGATATTGCCCACATAACCATCATGACCGGTAGAATCATAACTGCTGCCCAAACTTTTGACGTTAGCCTTATCACCGCATTGTGCAAAAATGTCCCATTTAAAAGTAGTGGCAGTCACGCGCCTTCTGTCTTCCCGCCAGCGAATAATCTGACCGAAATCATTATCAGGACGCGGGTTGGCAGCATCCACCGGGGGATTGGCGCTACCTGCACTACCGGTTCCATCCCTATTATTGCCTGAGACAGGGGTATTACCACGACGGCTATTGTTGGTAAGCGTCATGTAGATGTCGCCGGTGATAGGATGGACAGCACCCCATTCGGGGCGATCCATCATGGTGGCGCCCAAACGATCGGCTGCCTGGCGCGTCTTGATGAGTACTTCCGCCTGATCGGCAAAACCATTCTTGCGCGTCAACCCATTCTTGCCCCATATCAGGGGCAGCCACTGACCACTGCCATCGGCATTAAATTTTGCTACATACAATGTGCCATAATCAAGCATATCCCGATTCTCAGCATAGCCCTCCCGATTAAATTTTTTGTCGCAAACGAACTTATAAATATATTCATTTCTTTCATCATCTCCCATGTAGAAAGCAACACGATCCTTATGATCGATCACAACCTGTGCACTTTCATGCTTCATTCTACCCATGGCAGTGCGCTTGATCGGCTTGCTCTTCGGATCCCACGGATCAATCTCCACTACCCACCCAAAACGATTCGGCTCATTGGGATGCAGATCTGCACGAAAACGTTCGTCAACTTCGTGCCAACGATAGCCGAAACCTCCTTTAACCACGCCGTATCGAAGTTGATTCTGAATAATTCTAAGCTTATGTTCTGGATCCGACTCTCCTGCCACCTCTCCGGTTTCATTGGAGAAATAACCATTCCAGTTTTCTTCACAAGTCAGATAAGTACCCCAGGGCGTATAACCATGAGCACAATTGTTGAGTGTGCCGAGAACCCAGCTACCGTGAGGATCGGCCGCCGTTTTCATTAATGTGTGTCCGGCAGCAGTACCACTTATCTTGCATAGGGTATTTCCCGTGATACGGCGATTTAAACGTGAATGCCGATTAACTCGCCACTGATGATGTTCCTTATCAATCGTAACTATATTGATGCCATGGGCAGCTTGTTGAGCGCGAACCATATCGAGCGTAATCGCAGTTGTGGCGTAATTGGCTGCGGGAACAATATTATTCACCAGAGGCGGATCACAATATTCACTATTGGTAACCAACAATCCACGTTTATTGCCAAACGGCCCGGGAAAAGGAAAATAGTGCATACCGTCCGTGTGTGCGCCATAGCAATGCAATTGAGTTGATTCATCCAGGGCACTCACCGTGTCCCAGTGAGGTTCAGGCGTCAACGAATCCCCCCATGAAACCAAGATTCTGGCTGAATAACCTGTCGGCACCGTCACGCCATCCGTCATAGGTGCCGTATTGGCACTGACCGGTGTAAAGCCTATTGTTCCAAGGGGATTCAGGCTATGTGACACTTCGGCACCATTTAATATTTCGCCGATCGCCGCAGTACTGAGTACGGATAAAGCGGTCACGGTTGCTGTAGCACCCGCAGAAACCATAAGAAAATCACGGCGTGTAAGTTTTTGTTGCTCAACAATCTCTTGCAGCGTTCTGTTACCACTGTCATTACGGGTAACATCGCTAGGATTAAGTCTTCCATCCGGATGAAGTTTGCTGCTCATATCTTGTTCTCCCTGTCTTTTTAAAGGTATCAAAAATACCTTTCACTTTAATCCTCGGAAGTGACAGCTCTATAACAGCCAAATTAAGAGTTAATGACAAATGAATTACATGTTGAGAACTTATACAATGCCTGATAAGTACTTAAATGCCGAATGTTGTGACAAGCTGAATAAAACAATTCTCCTTATACTTTTAAGTAGACAGAATCCAACTTTTGGATAAAAAATTTAAATATAAGTCTTGACGATATAAAACATTTCCATAATAATGGAAATATGGAAATGATTAATGCTATTCAAGTGTTGGCTGCACTTGCCCAGGAAACCCGATTAACGATATTCCGGATATTGGTTCAAACAGGTGAGTCGGGAGTTTCAGCGGGCGAGCTTGCCAAGAAATTGGGTATTGCGAATGCAACCTTGTCTTTTCATCTTAAGGAATTGGTTCATGCGGAGTTAATTATCGCCCGGCAGGAAAGCCGCTTTATTTATTATTCGGCTAATTTCGCAAACATGAACGCGCTAATCGGTTATCTCACGGAAAATTGCTGCGCCGGCTCTCCATGCAATTCTACCGAAGTTTACTGTAATGACAAAAATAGCTAAAAATCCCTGTTTTATCCAA encodes:
- a CDS encoding PhoX family protein is translated as MSSKLHPDGRLNPSDVTRNDSGNRTLQEIVEQQKLTRRDFLMVSAGATATVTALSVLSTAAIGEILNGAEVSHSLNPLGTIGFTPVSANTAPMTDGVTVPTGYSARILVSWGDSLTPEPHWDTVSALDESTQLHCYGAHTDGMHYFPFPGPFGNKRGLLVTNSEYCDPPLVNNIVPAANYATTAITLDMVRAQQAAHGINIVTIDKEHHQWRVNRHSRLNRRITGNTLCKISGTAAGHTLMKTAADPHGSWVLGTLNNCAHGYTPWGTYLTCEENWNGYFSNETGEVAGESDPEHKLRIIQNQLRYGVVKGGFGYRWHEVDERFRADLHPNEPNRFGWVVEIDPWDPKSKPIKRTAMGRMKHESAQVVIDHKDRVAFYMGDDERNEYIYKFVCDKKFNREGYAENRDMLDYGTLYVAKFNADGSGQWLPLIWGKNGLTRKNGFADQAEVLIKTRQAADRLGATMMDRPEWGAVHPITGDIYMTLTNNSRRGNTPVSGNNRDGTGSAGSANPPVDAANPRPDNDFGQIIRWREDRRRVTATTFKWDIFAQCGDKANVKSLGSSYDSTGHDGYVGNINGDDYGAPDGLWFDKEGRLWIQTDQAGDASGDWVNIGGNVMMCADSSTGETKRFLTSPPNCEVTGVITTPDGKTMFVGIQHPGEDWKIDFTDNSAWPDNGYNGPTTYTGSSVSKPRSSVIVITKDDGGVIGS
- a CDS encoding ArsR/SmtB family transcription factor — translated: MEMINAIQVLAALAQETRLTIFRILVQTGESGVSAGELAKKLGIANATLSFHLKELVHAELIIARQESRFIYYSANFANMNALIGYLTENCCAGSPCNSTEVYCNDKNS